In Candidatus Eisenbacteria bacterium, the sequence CGCCCGCGTCCCCACTGCCCGCGTGTGCCGCCAAGGCGGGGGGACTCCTGGATAGACAACCCTCCCAAACGGCGCCCGGTCACAGCCTTTGCCGCGCCTTCGACCCTTCGATGATCCAAAACGTCTAAGATGGCTGATCCGATGAGCGCCAAACGTCCGCCCATCCAACTCGGCAATGCCTGGGCCGAGGCCCGCGACCTGGCCTGGAAGAACCGCGGCCGGCTGGGCCTGGGGCTCCTCCTGATGCTGATCTCGCAGGTTGCGGGGCTCGTGCTGCCCGCCAGCTCCAAGTTCCTGATCGACGATGTGATCGGGAAGCGCCAGACCCACCTCCTCCCATGGCTCGCCCTCGCCTCGGGGGCCGCTTCGCTGATCCAGGCGTCCACGGGGTTCGCGCTGTCGCAGGTGCTCGGAGTCGCCGCGCAGCGCGCCATCACCGACATGCGGCGGGGAATCCTGGAGCACGTCTCCCGGCTTCCGGTGCGCTACTTCGACTCGACGCAGACCGGCATCCTGATCTCGCGGATCATGAACGACGCCGAGGGGATCCGGAACCTGGTCGGCACCGGTCTGGTGCAGCTCGCCGGAGGGCTGCTGACGGCGGTCATGGCGTTCGGGGTTCTTCTCTACCTCAACTGGCACCTCACCTTGATCACGCTCTCGATCATGCTGTCGTTCGGCATCGGCATGTCGATCGCGTTCTCCCGTCTGCGTCCGGTCTTCCGCCAGCGCGGCAAGATCCAGGGCGAAGTCACCGGACGTCTCGCCGAGTCGCTCGGCGGGATCCGCATCGTCAAGGCCTATACCGCCGAGCGACGCGAGCAGCTCACGTTCGCGCGCGGCATCCACCGCTTGTTCCGCAACGTCGCCACCACGGTGACCGGCGTCTCCGCCGTCATGGCGTTCACGTCGGTGATCCTCGGCGTGGTCGGCGTGATCATGACCTTGATGGGCGGACGCGCGATCCTCGACGGGCGCATGACGCTCGGCGACTTCGTGATGTACGTGTTCTTCACCGGGCTGGTGGCGGCCCCGCTCGTCAACATCGCCTCGATCGGCACGCAGATCACCGAGGCGTTCGCCGGGCTCGATCGCATTCGCGAGCTGCGCTCGACGCCTTCCGAGCTCGCCGACGACGCGGAGCGCCAGCCGCTCGAGACATTGCGCGGCGACGTCCTGTTCGAGAACGTCACCTTCGAGTACAACCCGGGCCAGCCCGTGCTCAGGAACGTGAGCTTCCATGCCCGGCCGGGCTCGACCACGGCGCTGGTCGGCTCGAGCGGCTCCGGGAAGAGCACGCTGATCAGTCTGGTCATGGCGTTCAACCGGCCGCTCTCAGGCCGCGTGATGGTCGACGGCCGCGACCTCTCGACGGTGAAGCTGGAGGACTACCGGTCGCATCTGGGCGCGGTGTTCCAGGACAACTTCCTGTTCGACGGCACGGTGGCGGAGAACATCGCCTTTTCGCGGCCCGGGGCCACGCTCGAGGATATCCGCGCCGCCAGCCGGATCGCGCACTGCGAGGAGTTCATCCTGGACTTCCCGAAGGGTTACGAGACCGTGGTCGGCGAGCGCGGCATCAAGCTCTCGGGCGGGCAGCGGCAGCGTGTGGCGATCGCGCGCGCGATTCTCGCGGATCCCAAGCTCCTCATCCTCGACGAGGCCACTTCGAGCCTCGACAGCGAGAGCGAAGGCATGATCCAGGAAGGCCTGCGCGCCCTGCGGCAGGGACGCACCACGTTCGTGATCGCCCACCGGCTGTCGACGATCCAGAGCGCCGATCAGATCCTGGTGCTCGAAGGCGGCGAGATCGTGGAGCAGGGAACCCACGAGGAGCTGCTGACGAAGGCCGGGCGCTACCGCCAGCTCTACGACAAGCAGTACCGCTTCGAGCTCGACCGCTTCATCAACCCGGGCGAGGACTTCACGCCCGAGCTGCCACAAGCGGTCGTGCCGCGCGAAGCGGGTGAAGCCATTCGAGCCGACTAGGCGCGCGGATGGCGGCCCCCAAGGCAAAGTCCGGCCCTCCAGGACGCCTCGAGACGGCACGCGCGATCTTCCTCCGTCACCCCCGGCTGTGGACGACCGCCGCCGTCGTCCTGGTGCTCCTGCTCACCGGCGCGCTGCTCTTGATTCCGCTCGCGGCGAAGATCGACGCGCTGCGCGCCCGCCACGCCACCGGGCCCTCGTGGTCCTTCCCCTCGCGGCTGTACACCGCGGGCGTGCCGTTCGTCCGGGGCCGCACCATGCCGTTCCCGTACCTGCGCCACCAGCTGGCGCTGCGTGGCTACCGGCAGGTGGCACACGAGCCGCGCGAACCGGGAACCTGGGCCGTGGGGTCGAGAGGAATTGCGATCTTCACCCGGGGCTTCCGCGACACGCAGGACCCGGCTGGACATGGGGGGCCCGAGCGGGTGTTGCTGGAGATCGGCAATGGCACGCTGGCGCGCGTCCACCGCCTGGGAGGACGCGAAGGCGACCTGCCTCCCGACCGCGGCAGCGCGCCGCGGCTCGAGCCGGTCGTCGCCTCCCTGATCATGGACGACCACAGGATCCGCCGCACCTGGGTGCCGCTGTCGCGAGTGCCCAAGGTGGTGCGCCAGGCGGTGGTCGCGAGCGAGGACCGGCGCTTCTACAAGCACAGCGGGCTCGATCTGCGCTCGAACTTCCGCGCGCTGCTCGTCAACCTGCGAGCCGGCGCGGTGCGCCAGGGCGGCAGCACGATCACGCAGCAGCTCGCCCGCGGGCTCTTCCTGGGTCCTCAGCGCACCTGGGACCGCAAGCTGCGCGAGATCTTCCTGGCCGTCGGCCTCGAGATCCTGCTCTCCAAGGACCAGATCCTCGAGATGTACCTGAACATGGTCTATTGGGGACGCGCCGACGGGGGTGGCGTCGGCGGCATCGCCGAAGCGGCGCGCTGGTACTTCAACGAGCCGGTGGACTCGCTGCGACTGAGAGAAGCGGCGTTGCTCGCCGGCATGATCCCCTCGCCCAATGCCACCTCACCGTTCCGGGATCCGCGCCGCGCCCGCGAGCGCCGCAACAACGTGATCGACGACATGGTCGCCGCCGGATCGATCGACGCGGCGACCGGGCGGCGCGCCAAGAAGCTCCCGCTCGGCGTTCGCCGCGGACCCGTGCCGCCCGAGCACTTCCCCAGCGTGGCGAGCTACGTGCGCGAGTGGCTCGAGCAGCGCACCGCGGGATCGCTCCCCAAGGGCGCGCTCGCGCAGCGCGGCCTGGCGATCCTCACCACGATCGATCCGGTCTGGCAGATCGACGCCGAGCGCGCGCTCGCCGAGGGCCTGGCGGACCAGGAACGTTGGCGCGGACGGATGGCCGAGCCGCTCGAGGGCGCGTTCGTGGCGATCGATCCGGCCACGGGCTACGTGAGGGCGATGGTCGGCGGTCGACGCCCGACCACCGGCTCGTTCAACCGCGCCACCCAGGCGCGCCGCCAGCCGGGCTCGGCGATCAAGCCGCTGGTCTACGCGTCGGCGCTCGAGCGCGGGCCCGGCGCCTTCACGCCGGCCTCGACGCTCGCGGATCTGCGCCGCGAGTTCGACACGCCTGAAGGACCCTGGTCGCCGCGCAACGACGACGGGCGCTATCACGAGTCGGTGACGATCGCCAAGGCGCTGGCTCACTCGATCAACGTGGCGACCGCCAACCTGGTGGAAGCGGTGGGACCACCGGTCGTGGCGCGCGAGGTCGCGCGCCTCGGCGTCGAAGGGCTCAAGGCGGTGCCGAGCATTGGGCTCGGCACCACCGAGGTGACGCTTCTCCAGCTCACCAATGCCTATGCCTGCTTCCCCAACGGTGGATGGAAGCGCGCGCCTTCCCCGGTCCGGGTCGTGATCGATGGCCGTGGCAAGACCGTGGCATCCGTCGCGTCCAACGCCACCCGCGTGCTTCCGCGACAGACCGCTGCGCTGATGACCGGCCTGCTCGAGGACGTCGTGATCTTCGGCGTCGCCTATCCGCTGCGGAAGAGCTACGGCTTCACTCGCGGCGTGGGCGGCAAGACGGGAACCACGAACGAATACAAGGACGCGTGGTTCATCGGCTTCACACCGGACATCGTGGCCGGCGTCTGGGTGGGTTACGACACGCCCCAGAGCCTGGCCCGCCCCGCGGCGCAGATCGCGATCCCGGTGTGGGCCGGGATCGCGCACCGGATGCTCGAAGGATTCCCCGAGCGCGACTTCGAGGGCAGCGGCCTGCTCGAGCAGGCATGGATCGACCCGTGGACGGGCGGCCTCGCGCGCCAGGACTGTCTGAGTCCGATGCGGGTGCCTTTCATTCGCGGAAGCGTCCCGCGCCGCCCCTGCTCTCGCGACCACGCCGGTGAGTGGGCCGAGTACTACGCCCGCCAGGCCATTGCTGACAGCATCGCCGCGGAGGAGGAAGAGAACGCAATGGAGGAGTACTTCGCGCCGCCGCCTCCGCCCGATCCCGACGACCACGACCGCTGACCCAGGCCGCCGGCTTCGCTACACTGCGCGTTCGATGTCCCTGGCCGAACGGGTCGCAGCGCCCGGCTATTATGTCGCGCGTATCGTCTTGGGCACGGCAGCGCGCGTCTATTTCCGGCGGATCGACGTGCGCAACGCCGATCGCATCCCGGCGCGGAGCCCATTGCTGGTGGTGGCGAACCATCCCGCGTCGTTCACCGACGTCATCGTGCTCGGCGCCGCCATGACGCGTCGGCTGCACTTCCTGGCGATGGCGCCGATCTTCAAGCCCTGGATCCGCGGATTCGGACTCCGGCTGTGCGGGACGCTGCCCGTCTATCGCCGTGAGGACGACCCGAGCAAGATGAGCCGCAACGACGACACGTTCCGTGCCTGCCACGAGATCCTGGATCGCGACGGCGGCGTGCTGATCTTTCCCGAAGGGACGAGCCTCACCGATCGCAGCATCGTGAAGATCAAGACCGGAGCTGCTCGGCTGGCCCTCGCGCAGGATTCAAGGCCGGGACAGCAGGGCCGGCTCGCGTTGCTGCCGGTCGGACTTCATTTCGCGGATCGCACCGGGTTCCAGTCGGACGTATGGGTCTCGATCGGCCGGCCGATCGACCTGGCGCCCTTCCGCGAGCAGGCGGGCTACGACGATCAAGCCGCGGTCCGCGCGCTCACCGACCAGATCCAGCTCGCGCTCGAGAAGCTGATCCTGAACGTGCCTCATGTCGATCGCGTCGAGCTGGTGGCCGCGGTAGAACGCCTGTACCGGGAGGACGTTCGCCCCCATGTCGCGATCAGCCACGACGTGGCGATCGCGCGCGGCATCGCGGAGTACGTGGACTACTTCGCGCGCACCGATCCCGACCGGATCGCGCGGGCCTGGCGCCGTATCCGCCGCTACGAGCGCAGGCTCGAGGCGCTGCAGCTCGACGACCGCGCGGTGCGCGAGATGCTGCCGGCAGAACGCCGGATTCATGAACGAGTCCGGCTGGTCCTGCTCGGCCTGATCGGACTCGTGCCTGCTCTCGCCGGTGGACTGATTCACTACGTGCCTTACCGCATCAGCGGCGAGACGGCGCGGCTGGTCAAGGATCCCACCCGCGTCGCGGCGGCGCGTATCGCGGTCGGCATCGTCCTGTTCCCGGCCTGGTACGCGGCGATCGGCGCCGGACTCTGGCACGGGCTCGAGTTACCGCCGCGCGCCATGGCCGCCGTTCTCCTCGTCTTCCTGGCCCTGGGGCTCCATGCGCTGGCCTATTTCCAGTGGCTCAGCCACCAGCGTCAGCGCATCCGCCTGGTCTGGCTCAAGGCATCCAGCCGCCGGCGGGTCGCGCTCCTTCGCAGGGACCGTCAAGAGCTCATCGAGCTCTTCGAGCAGGCCCGAAGCGATTACGAAGCCGGCCGCGAACCCGTGCTGAGTTCACGATGAGCCTGCTACACGATCCGCGGGTGAAGCGGCGGCTCGCGGACTATCTCTTGTGCGAGTTGTCGGCCGTGCCGTGGGCGATCCTATCGAGCGTTGAGCCACACGCTCAGTCGAAGCCGCGAAGTCTGACGAGTCGGCGCGAGACCGACTTTCCATCGAGAGATGCGCGAAGGAAGTAGACCCCGTCCGGCACGGGAGAGCCATTCAGGTCTCGGCCATCCCAGGTCAGCGTGATCGAGCCGGCGCTCGAGTCGCCGTCGTGGAGCCTTCGCACGAGCCGCCCCGAGAGGTCGTAGATCGCGGCCCGCCATGGGTTGCCTGTGGGGACCGAAAGACGGAATGCCACCCTGCCTGAAGAGGGATTGGGCCACGGATCCGACAGCCAGCCCGCTGGGACCGGCTCCCTGGAGCCTACCCCGACGGTTCCTTCGTCACCGGCGGCCGCAAACGATCTTGGAACGTCGAAAGTGAAGGCGTCCATGACCGAGCCCGGCCCGAGGCTCTCGAAACAACCGGTTTGCACCACCTCGATTGGCAGCGCATAGCGACCTTCGGGCAGGGAGGGAATCCGGGTTTCAACGCACCAGGGAACGTCGCTCTCCAGGCACGACAGACCCTCGCATTCGTCGTTCGCGACGACCA encodes:
- a CDS encoding ABC transporter ATP-binding protein; the protein is MSAKRPPIQLGNAWAEARDLAWKNRGRLGLGLLLMLISQVAGLVLPASSKFLIDDVIGKRQTHLLPWLALASGAASLIQASTGFALSQVLGVAAQRAITDMRRGILEHVSRLPVRYFDSTQTGILISRIMNDAEGIRNLVGTGLVQLAGGLLTAVMAFGVLLYLNWHLTLITLSIMLSFGIGMSIAFSRLRPVFRQRGKIQGEVTGRLAESLGGIRIVKAYTAERREQLTFARGIHRLFRNVATTVTGVSAVMAFTSVILGVVGVIMTLMGGRAILDGRMTLGDFVMYVFFTGLVAAPLVNIASIGTQITEAFAGLDRIRELRSTPSELADDAERQPLETLRGDVLFENVTFEYNPGQPVLRNVSFHARPGSTTALVGSSGSGKSTLISLVMAFNRPLSGRVMVDGRDLSTVKLEDYRSHLGAVFQDNFLFDGTVAENIAFSRPGATLEDIRAASRIAHCEEFILDFPKGYETVVGERGIKLSGGQRQRVAIARAILADPKLLILDEATSSLDSESEGMIQEGLRALRQGRTTFVIAHRLSTIQSADQILVLEGGEIVEQGTHEELLTKAGRYRQLYDKQYRFELDRFINPGEDFTPELPQAVVPREAGEAIRAD
- a CDS encoding PBP1A family penicillin-binding protein, producing MAAPKAKSGPPGRLETARAIFLRHPRLWTTAAVVLVLLLTGALLLIPLAAKIDALRARHATGPSWSFPSRLYTAGVPFVRGRTMPFPYLRHQLALRGYRQVAHEPREPGTWAVGSRGIAIFTRGFRDTQDPAGHGGPERVLLEIGNGTLARVHRLGGREGDLPPDRGSAPRLEPVVASLIMDDHRIRRTWVPLSRVPKVVRQAVVASEDRRFYKHSGLDLRSNFRALLVNLRAGAVRQGGSTITQQLARGLFLGPQRTWDRKLREIFLAVGLEILLSKDQILEMYLNMVYWGRADGGGVGGIAEAARWYFNEPVDSLRLREAALLAGMIPSPNATSPFRDPRRARERRNNVIDDMVAAGSIDAATGRRAKKLPLGVRRGPVPPEHFPSVASYVREWLEQRTAGSLPKGALAQRGLAILTTIDPVWQIDAERALAEGLADQERWRGRMAEPLEGAFVAIDPATGYVRAMVGGRRPTTGSFNRATQARRQPGSAIKPLVYASALERGPGAFTPASTLADLRREFDTPEGPWSPRNDDGRYHESVTIAKALAHSINVATANLVEAVGPPVVAREVARLGVEGLKAVPSIGLGTTEVTLLQLTNAYACFPNGGWKRAPSPVRVVIDGRGKTVASVASNATRVLPRQTAALMTGLLEDVVIFGVAYPLRKSYGFTRGVGGKTGTTNEYKDAWFIGFTPDIVAGVWVGYDTPQSLARPAAQIAIPVWAGIAHRMLEGFPERDFEGSGLLEQAWIDPWTGGLARQDCLSPMRVPFIRGSVPRRPCSRDHAGEWAEYYARQAIADSIAAEEEENAMEEYFAPPPPPDPDDHDR
- a CDS encoding 1-acyl-sn-glycerol-3-phosphate acyltransferase — protein: MSLAERVAAPGYYVARIVLGTAARVYFRRIDVRNADRIPARSPLLVVANHPASFTDVIVLGAAMTRRLHFLAMAPIFKPWIRGFGLRLCGTLPVYRREDDPSKMSRNDDTFRACHEILDRDGGVLIFPEGTSLTDRSIVKIKTGAARLALAQDSRPGQQGRLALLPVGLHFADRTGFQSDVWVSIGRPIDLAPFREQAGYDDQAAVRALTDQIQLALEKLILNVPHVDRVELVAAVERLYREDVRPHVAISHDVAIARGIAEYVDYFARTDPDRIARAWRRIRRYERRLEALQLDDRAVREMLPAERRIHERVRLVLLGLIGLVPALAGGLIHYVPYRISGETARLVKDPTRVAAARIAVGIVLFPAWYAAIGAGLWHGLELPPRAMAAVLLVFLALGLHALAYFQWLSHQRQRIRLVWLKASSRRRVALLRRDRQELIELFEQARSDYEAGREPVLSSR